One genomic region from Bradysia coprophila strain Holo2 unplaced genomic scaffold, BU_Bcop_v1 contig_176, whole genome shotgun sequence encodes:
- the LOC119075068 gene encoding uncharacterized protein LOC119075068 encodes MPKLKECLVIAFMANFAASNIQEYKPRNPLRFAQQIFWDSRTNVAIFVDSIAAVKNPSIFQFDWETKRLYETTLKKSSSVPSFCVPSASDTDLLICGFTNCTSYVSLPHLSPEAVRREDVSCRSPTDSGIIDRAVTLSDGLLLVSLHPGNCDTLDTESAAAYLDLKRHCYVDVISPGFFSNGFAFDSKTNTLFMADDCLPAIVAYKYDDRKKTFSKSRIVYRFVPAKNFPSGLAVDQCGNLYVGEQNKGRVYYIDTKSGKLLETIKVPGTHVSDVAIVGPKLDHLAVVTGIDYTDTYGNNQYTSSHPGDGKLYLIPLARPRCLGTAGTSVADV; translated from the exons ATGCCGAAACTAAAAGAATGTTTAGTGATAGCTTTTATGGCGAACTTTGCT GCCAGCAACATTCAAGAGTACAAACCACGGAATCCCCTAAGATTCgctcaacaaatattttgggaCAGCCGAACCAATGTGGCTATATTCGTTGATTCCATAG cTGCTGTCAAGAATCCGTCAATATTCCAATTCGATTGGGAAACGAAACGTCTCTACGAAACCACTTTGAAGAAATCCTCTAGTGTACCATCGTTCTGTGTTCCATCAGCCAGTGATACCGATTTACTAATCTGTGGTTTCACCAACTGTACGTCGTACGTGTCTTTGCCACATCTCTCCCCTGAGGCAGTTAGGCGTGAAGATGTTAGTTGTCGCAGTCCAACAGATTCGGGTATAATCGATCGCGCAGTCACTTTATCTGATGGGTTGCTTCTTGTTAGTTTGCATCCTGGAAACTGTGACACATTGGATACAGAATCAGCGGCAGCATATCTCGACTTAAAAAGACATTGCTATGTGGACGTCATTTCCCCTGGATTCTTTTCGAATGGCTTCGCTTTTGACTCAAAGACAAACACATTATTTATGGCCGATGATTGCTTGCCAGCGATAGTGGCATATAAATATGATGATCGGAAAAAGACATTCAGTAAGTCAAGAATCGTTTACCGCTTCGTGCCAGCAAAGAACTTTCCTTCCGGACTCGCTGTGGATCAGTGTGGGAATTTGTATGTTGGCGAACAAAATAAGGGAAGAGTCTACTACATCGACACGAA GAGTGGTAAGCTTTTGGAAACAATCAAAGTGCCAGGCACGCATGTTAGTGACGTCGCAATTGTGGGACCGAAATTAGATCATTTGGCCGTTGTAACTGGAATCGATTATACAGATACTTACGGAAACAATCAATACACCTCCTCTCATCCGGGTGACGGTAAATTGTACTTGATTCCACTTGCTCGTCCACGTTGTCTAGGAACAGCTGGAACATCCGTTGCTGATGTTTAA